The Candidatus Woesearchaeota archaeon region AATTCCAACAAGACATAAACAACACAACAAAAGAAGTAATCCAAAACAAAACAAAATCAGACAACTACAAAAAAGCAACACCCTTTATCCTAAAAGAAATAGCATACATAACAGCAAGCCAAGAAATAAACGAAGAAAAAACAACATACACATACCACAAAAATTGGCCAATCTACGAAAACATACTCCAAAAAAAATACGGAACAATAAAAGAAACACTACCCAAATTCAAAATAATAAACTAAAAAACTCTACTTCAAAGCAATACTCAAAGAATCCAAAGTAATATCATGATGATCAGCATCCCAAACAACACCCTTATCTTTAAACAACAAAACCTGAGGAGACTCATGCTTAACACCAGAAAACTCAGCAGCAAAATCACTAACATCTCTATGCTCCTGAATAATAATCGCAGCAAAACTCAAATCCGGATTATCCTTATTCTTCAACATAAAATTAGTAAAAATCTTATAAGCAGAAGCACTAACAGGACAAGCAACACTATGCTTAAAAACAAAGACAGGATGCTTAGAACTC contains the following coding sequences:
- the ytxJ gene encoding bacillithiol system redox-active protein YtxJ, which codes for MIHRIDSVEEFKHVVDESSKHPVFVFKHSVACPVSASAYKIFTNFMLKNKDNPDLSFAAIIIQEHRDVSDFAAEFSGVKHESPQVLLFKDKGVVWDADHHDITLDSLSIALK